A genomic segment from Klebsiella africana encodes:
- a CDS encoding HdeA/HdeB family chaperone, whose amino-acid sequence MAKEKRALWQKWVWKHLMAGITVLAMSSAAVGKDASSVEARTRDMMRCQDYLQLDPRTWTPMVIWLMNDPFSLEPPEWTDFHEAELVLTPILTEICRQEPDVWLTSLRERLNSYQQVRSLN is encoded by the coding sequence ATGGCAAAAGAAAAACGCGCCCTCTGGCAAAAATGGGTTTGGAAACATCTGATGGCAGGAATAACGGTACTGGCAATGAGTAGCGCCGCGGTGGGAAAAGACGCGTCGTCGGTTGAGGCGCGGACCCGGGATATGATGCGCTGTCAGGATTATCTGCAACTGGATCCGCGCACCTGGACGCCGATGGTGATTTGGCTGATGAACGATCCTTTTTCACTGGAGCCGCCGGAGTGGACTGACTTTCATGAAGCCGAGCTGGTGCTAACGCCGATCCTCACCGAAATCTGCCGCCAGGAGCCGGATGTCTGGCTCACCTCGCTGCGGGAGCGGCTCAATTCTTATCAGCAGGTGCGGTCGCTGAACTAA